In Amycolatopsis methanolica 239, a single genomic region encodes these proteins:
- a CDS encoding helix-turn-helix domain-containing protein: protein MVAVLSIASRAGVVVRLVRCGGGHRGWSAPEGRSSPELVLVRRGWFRRRTRAGVFDADPAVGYLSLPDQEETFAHPGGGDVCTAIQFTPSLWASLFGQHRPATSAVYVDAALELAHRQFIASTRQADSDYALPESLLALTRAAIGPAPHLATRAAPHLAARATDRDIVARARVAIVEGHPAAGTLLSLAELLHVSPFRLSRAFTREMGVPLTRYRNRVRVGMVLERLECGDTDLAGLAADLGFADQAHLTRTVKQHVGHPPTALRRLLGTTVV, encoded by the coding sequence ATGGTGGCGGTTCTCTCGATTGCCTCGCGGGCAGGCGTCGTGGTGCGGCTTGTGCGTTGTGGGGGTGGGCATCGCGGGTGGTCGGCGCCTGAGGGGCGTTCCTCGCCGGAACTGGTGCTCGTTCGGCGGGGCTGGTTCCGGCGCCGGACGCGCGCCGGGGTCTTCGACGCCGATCCGGCCGTTGGCTACCTCTCGCTGCCAGATCAAGAAGAGACCTTCGCGCATCCCGGGGGCGGTGACGTGTGCACCGCAATACAGTTCACTCCCTCGCTGTGGGCCTCGCTCTTCGGGCAACACCGGCCGGCCACCTCGGCCGTCTACGTCGACGCCGCGCTCGAGCTCGCCCACCGGCAGTTCATCGCGTCGACCCGGCAGGCCGACTCCGACTACGCGCTGCCGGAAAGCCTGCTCGCCCTCACCCGGGCCGCCATCGGGCCGGCTCCGCACCTCGCCACCCGGGCCGCGCCCCACCTCGCCGCCCGGGCCACCGACCGGGACATCGTCGCCAGAGCGCGCGTCGCCATCGTCGAAGGGCACCCGGCCGCCGGCACCCTCCTCTCGCTCGCCGAACTGCTCCACGTCTCACCGTTCCGGCTCAGCCGCGCCTTCACCCGCGAAATGGGCGTGCCCCTCACCCGCTACCGCAACCGGGTCCGCGTCGGGATGGTGCTGGAACGCCTCGAATGCGGCGACACGGACCTGGCGGGACTCGCGGCCGACCTCGGCTTCGCCGACCAGGCCCACCTCACCCGGACCGTCAAGCAACACGTCGGCCACCCGCCGACAGCCCTCCGGCGCCTGCTCGGAACCACCGTCGTGTGA
- a CDS encoding DinB family protein → MAGNVRPVADERDGLLTFLAQQRYVLRLAARGLNDAQARLTPTRSALSIVGLVKHVTSAERRWMAAVRGSPAAGEDVTDFVVGQGETLADVLTAYDSAARETEEIVAGIPDLGQPVRVPWLPDEVDAWSVRWVLLHLIQETARHAGHADILREHIDGATAVPLMAAAEGWPVRPWLKPRSPSG, encoded by the coding sequence ATGGCTGGGAATGTCCGTCCGGTGGCCGACGAGCGCGACGGCCTGCTCACTTTTCTCGCGCAGCAGCGGTACGTCCTGCGCCTGGCGGCTCGTGGTCTGAACGATGCGCAGGCGCGGCTGACGCCCACGCGGAGCGCGTTGAGCATCGTCGGCTTGGTGAAACACGTGACGAGCGCCGAGCGACGGTGGATGGCCGCGGTGCGGGGTTCCCCGGCGGCCGGCGAGGACGTGACGGATTTCGTTGTGGGTCAAGGGGAAACGCTGGCCGATGTGCTGACCGCCTACGACTCGGCGGCCAGGGAGACCGAGGAGATCGTCGCCGGGATACCGGATCTGGGGCAGCCCGTGCGGGTGCCGTGGCTCCCGGACGAGGTGGACGCGTGGTCCGTGCGGTGGGTGCTGCTGCACCTGATCCAGGAAACCGCCCGGCACGCCGGACACGCGGACATCCTGCGGGAACACATCGACGGTGCGACCGCGGTGCCGCTGATGGCCGCGGCGGAGGGGTGGCCGGTCAGACCGTGGCTGAAGCCGCGCTCCCCCAGCGGCTGA
- a CDS encoding ABC transporter ATP-binding protein, translating into MSPNQAPALAEKTAPAETTSAIRLRGLRKEFGSVVAVEGVDLDIAQGEFFSMLGPSGSGKTTVLRMIAGFELPTSGTVELAGRDVTRLAPFERDVNTVFQDYALFPHMTVQENVEYGLRVKKVPRAQRRERAREALRTVHLEGFEGRKPTQLSGGQRQRVALARALVNRPKVLLLDEPLGALDLKLRHAMQTELKQIQRDVGITFIFVTHDQDEALTMSDRIAVFNTGGIEQVGTPSEVYEEPATAFVAGFVGTSNLLSGDSAEAVLGTRGVFSIRPEKIRIDADLSQPAAVGEISATGTVTSTSYAGATVRYVVALDVGGQLSVVRQNAGAPLELADNRVRLCWRQEHNFRIKDT; encoded by the coding sequence ATGTCGCCCAACCAAGCTCCCGCACTGGCCGAAAAGACCGCCCCGGCGGAGACCACGAGCGCGATCCGGCTGCGTGGACTGCGCAAGGAGTTCGGCTCCGTGGTCGCCGTCGAGGGCGTCGACCTGGACATCGCGCAGGGCGAGTTCTTCTCGATGCTCGGCCCGTCCGGCTCGGGCAAGACGACCGTGTTGCGCATGATCGCCGGGTTCGAGCTGCCCACGTCCGGGACGGTCGAACTGGCCGGCCGCGACGTCACCCGGCTGGCGCCGTTCGAGCGGGACGTCAACACCGTGTTCCAGGACTACGCGCTGTTCCCGCACATGACGGTGCAGGAGAACGTCGAGTACGGGTTGCGGGTCAAGAAGGTGCCCCGCGCGCAGCGCCGCGAACGAGCCCGCGAGGCGCTGCGGACCGTCCACTTGGAAGGGTTCGAGGGCCGCAAACCCACGCAGCTCTCCGGCGGTCAGCGGCAACGCGTCGCGCTGGCCCGCGCGCTCGTCAATCGCCCCAAGGTGCTGCTGCTCGACGAACCCCTCGGCGCGCTGGACCTGAAACTGCGGCACGCCATGCAGACCGAGCTGAAGCAGATCCAGCGCGACGTCGGCATCACGTTCATCTTCGTGACGCACGACCAGGACGAAGCGCTGACGATGAGTGACCGGATCGCCGTGTTCAACACCGGCGGGATCGAACAGGTCGGCACCCCGAGCGAGGTGTACGAGGAGCCGGCCACCGCGTTCGTCGCCGGGTTCGTCGGCACGTCGAACCTGCTCTCCGGCGACAGTGCCGAGGCGGTCCTCGGCACACGTGGCGTGTTCAGCATCCGGCCGGAGAAGATCCGCATCGACGCCGACCTGTCGCAACCGGCCGCCGTCGGCGAAATCTCCGCGACGGGCACGGTGACCAGCACCTCCTACGCCGGCGCCACCGTCCGCTACGTGGTGGCGCTCGACGTCGGCGGGCAGCTCTCGGTGGTCCGGCAGAACGCCGGCGCACCCCTCGAACTTGCCGACAACCGAGTCCGCCTGTGTTGGCGGCAAGAGCACAACTTCCGCATCAAAGACACATGA
- a CDS encoding ABC transporter permease, whose translation MMLSKKTKYVLLAALVLGLAVIYVPLLVVLLNSVNSDTTFGWPPSGFTLEWWGRAAQNEGVLRALWTSLQAGLAATAIALVLGMMAAFALQRYRFFGKDTVSLLIILPIALPGIVTGIALNNAFRTILGVDLGLFTAIVAHATFCIVVVFNNVVARLRRMGGNLEEASMDLGADGITTFRLVTFPMLRSALLAGGLLAFALSFDEIIVTTFTLGAGLQTLPIWILDNLFRPNQAPVVNVVAAVLIVVSTVPVYLAQRLSGDTASGGRL comes from the coding sequence ATGATGCTTTCGAAGAAGACCAAGTACGTGCTGCTCGCCGCGCTGGTGCTCGGGCTCGCCGTGATCTACGTGCCGCTGCTGGTGGTGCTGCTGAACTCGGTCAACAGCGACACCACGTTCGGCTGGCCGCCGTCCGGGTTCACGCTCGAATGGTGGGGTCGCGCGGCGCAGAACGAGGGTGTGCTGCGGGCGTTGTGGACGAGCCTGCAGGCGGGACTGGCGGCCACCGCGATCGCGCTGGTGCTCGGCATGATGGCCGCGTTCGCGCTGCAGCGGTACCGGTTCTTCGGCAAGGACACGGTGTCGCTGCTGATCATCCTGCCGATCGCGCTGCCCGGCATCGTCACCGGGATCGCGCTGAACAACGCGTTCCGCACCATCCTGGGCGTCGACCTCGGCCTGTTCACCGCGATCGTCGCGCACGCCACGTTCTGCATCGTCGTGGTGTTCAACAACGTCGTCGCGCGGCTGCGGCGGATGGGCGGCAACCTCGAAGAGGCGTCGATGGACCTCGGGGCCGACGGGATCACCACGTTCCGGCTGGTCACGTTCCCGATGCTGCGGTCGGCGCTGCTCGCGGGCGGGCTGCTGGCGTTCGCGCTGTCGTTCGACGAGATCATCGTGACCACGTTCACCCTCGGCGCCGGACTGCAGACGCTGCCGATCTGGATCCTGGACAACCTGTTCCGGCCCAACCAGGCGCCGGTGGTCAACGTGGTCGCCGCGGTGCTGATCGTGGTGTCGACGGTCCCGGTATACCTGGCGCAGCGGCTGTCCGGTGACACGGCCAGCGGCGGGCGGCTGTAG
- a CDS encoding undecaprenyl-diphosphate phosphatase, whose product MSAVTYFEAIVVGALQGVSELFPVSSLGHSILIPAWLGGSWARDLSMGGESPYLAVLVAMHVATALALVVFYRRDWARIVRGMWTSVRDRRVSDADQRLAWLLVLATIPVGLAGLLLERVLRDFLGKPVPTAVFLALNGVVLLAVERSARAARRPVPVVSGPEPSEVTRDFSAEITMPIRIISAEEAADRRLARLGVGEAVLIGAAQILALFPGISRSGITMVAGLRRGLSHEDAARFAFLLATPVILAAGVLKLPSLFTQANQASLGPALVGSVVAGVAAYLALRFLTRHFETRTLTPFAVYCVVAGLGSLAYFLA is encoded by the coding sequence ATGTCCGCTGTGACATATTTCGAGGCGATTGTCGTCGGCGCTTTGCAGGGCGTGTCGGAATTGTTTCCGGTGTCCAGCCTTGGGCACAGCATCCTGATCCCGGCCTGGCTGGGCGGTTCCTGGGCGCGGGACCTCAGCATGGGCGGCGAGTCGCCGTACCTGGCGGTGCTGGTCGCGATGCACGTCGCGACGGCATTGGCGCTGGTGGTCTTCTACCGGCGGGACTGGGCGCGCATCGTGCGCGGGATGTGGACGTCGGTGCGTGACCGCCGCGTGTCCGACGCCGACCAGCGGCTGGCGTGGTTGCTGGTGCTGGCGACGATCCCGGTCGGGCTGGCCGGGTTGCTGCTGGAAAGGGTGTTGCGGGACTTCCTCGGCAAACCGGTGCCGACCGCGGTGTTCCTGGCGCTCAACGGGGTCGTGCTGCTGGCGGTGGAGCGGTCCGCGCGTGCTGCACGCCGGCCGGTCCCGGTGGTGTCGGGGCCCGAGCCGTCGGAGGTGACGCGGGACTTTTCGGCGGAGATCACGATGCCGATCCGGATCATCAGCGCCGAGGAGGCCGCCGACCGCCGTCTAGCGCGCCTCGGCGTCGGCGAGGCGGTGCTGATCGGGGCGGCGCAGATCCTCGCGTTGTTCCCCGGGATCAGCCGGTCCGGCATCACAATGGTAGCCGGTCTGCGGCGGGGCCTGTCGCACGAGGACGCCGCGCGGTTCGCGTTCCTGCTTGCCACGCCGGTGATCCTGGCCGCGGGGGTGCTGAAGCTGCCGTCGCTGTTCACGCAGGCGAACCAGGCCTCCCTCGGGCCTGCGCTGGTGGGCAGCGTGGTGGCCGGGGTGGCCGCGTACCTGGCGCTGCGATTCCTGACGCGTCATTTCGAAACGCGCACCTTGACACCGTTCGCGGTTTATTGCGTGGTTGCCGGATTGGGGAGTCTCGCGTATTTCCTGGCGTGA
- the panB gene encoding 3-methyl-2-oxobutanoate hydroxymethyltransferase — MSTTSGETAAPYGSGPASGAPAKKVRIPHLQELKRRGEPWPMLTTYDMYTAELFDEAGIPVLLVGDSAANNVFGYETSLPVTVDELLPLVRAVTRAAKRALVVADLPFGSYQLSPEQALATAVRFMKEGRAHAVKLEGGRRFAPHVEALTGAGVPVMGHIGFTPQSEHNLGGYRVQGRGEAGADLIADALALQEAGAFAVVMEMVPAEVAKQVTHELKIPTVGIGAGPDCDAQVLVWQDMAGLRRGKAPRFVKRYADLAGALSGAAAAFADEVRRGEFPAPEHAFH, encoded by the coding sequence ATGTCCACCACCAGCGGCGAGACCGCGGCCCCGTACGGCTCCGGCCCGGCTTCCGGCGCCCCGGCCAAGAAGGTCCGCATCCCCCACCTGCAGGAACTCAAGCGCCGCGGCGAGCCGTGGCCCATGCTCACCACCTACGACATGTACACGGCCGAACTGTTCGACGAGGCCGGCATCCCGGTGCTCCTCGTCGGCGACTCGGCCGCCAACAACGTCTTCGGCTACGAGACCTCGCTCCCGGTGACCGTCGACGAACTCCTCCCCCTCGTGCGCGCCGTCACCCGCGCCGCGAAACGCGCGCTCGTCGTGGCGGACCTGCCGTTCGGTTCCTACCAGCTCTCCCCCGAACAGGCCCTCGCCACCGCCGTCCGCTTCATGAAGGAAGGCCGCGCGCACGCGGTCAAACTCGAAGGCGGCCGCCGGTTCGCGCCGCACGTCGAGGCCCTCACCGGCGCCGGCGTGCCCGTCATGGGCCACATCGGCTTCACCCCGCAGAGCGAGCACAACCTCGGCGGCTACCGGGTCCAGGGCCGCGGCGAGGCGGGCGCCGACCTGATCGCCGACGCGCTCGCGCTCCAGGAAGCCGGCGCGTTCGCCGTGGTCATGGAGATGGTGCCGGCCGAAGTCGCGAAGCAGGTCACGCACGAGCTGAAGATCCCGACGGTCGGCATCGGGGCAGGCCCGGACTGCGACGCCCAGGTGCTGGTGTGGCAGGACATGGCCGGCCTGCGCCGCGGCAAGGCGCCCCGCTTCGTCAAGCGGTACGCCGACCTCGCCGGCGCCCTGTCCGGCGCCGCGGCCGCGTTCGCCGACGAAGTGCGCCGCGGCGAGTTCCCCGCGCCCGAGCACGCCTTCCACTGA
- a CDS encoding maleate cis-trans isomerase family protein — protein sequence MGTPRVGVVASFDFTRDDEIRRWLPDGGELEVRRTAEAPADNLTMVSALSDPAYLAAPVRALCDTGAAAIAYACTACSFVGGEAGERALREAMESCGAPRALTTSGAAVEALRSVGAQRVAVVHPYAPAVGRRLHTYLTAHGCEITRITGFALAVDEVPDVQPEEVTDLIREGDSPTAEAVFVSCTGLPTYDVIAPLERELGKPVVTANQATMWALLRAVGEKALGHGQQLLAS from the coding sequence ATGGGCACACCGCGGGTCGGCGTCGTCGCGTCGTTCGACTTCACCCGGGACGACGAGATCCGCCGCTGGCTGCCGGACGGGGGCGAGTTGGAGGTGCGCCGGACGGCCGAGGCTCCGGCCGACAACCTGACTATGGTGTCCGCGCTGTCCGATCCCGCGTACCTGGCGGCCCCGGTCCGCGCGCTGTGCGACACGGGCGCGGCGGCGATCGCCTACGCCTGCACGGCGTGCAGTTTTGTCGGCGGTGAGGCGGGCGAACGCGCCCTGCGGGAAGCCATGGAGTCGTGTGGCGCGCCCCGAGCGCTGACCACGTCCGGCGCGGCCGTCGAGGCACTGCGGAGCGTGGGCGCGCAGCGGGTGGCCGTGGTGCACCCGTACGCGCCCGCGGTGGGCCGGCGCCTCCACACGTACCTCACGGCGCACGGCTGCGAGATCACCAGGATCACCGGTTTCGCCCTGGCGGTCGACGAGGTCCCCGACGTCCAGCCTGAGGAGGTGACGGACCTGATCCGCGAGGGCGACAGCCCCACGGCCGAGGCGGTGTTCGTGAGCTGCACCGGCCTGCCCACCTACGACGTGATCGCGCCGCTGGAGCGGGAGCTGGGCAAGCCCGTGGTCACCGCGAACCAGGCCACGATGTGGGCACTGCTCCGCGCGGTGGGCGAGAAGGCACTCGGGCACGGACAACAGCTACTGGCGAGCTGA
- a CDS encoding methylated-DNA--[protein]-cysteine S-methyltransferase, which produces MTALGYALFDTAIGHCGIAWGEHGVTGVRLPDGAPATTRAHLRADFPGAVESAPPDEIQAAIDEITALLRGERRDLLGIVLDYQGVPEFNRRVYEIARNIPPGRTLTYGDIAHRLGMPGSAQAVGQALGHNPFPIVVPCHRVLAAGRRMGGFSARGGVETKRQMLIIEGADVQPTLF; this is translated from the coding sequence ATGACAGCACTGGGTTACGCGCTCTTCGACACCGCGATCGGTCACTGCGGCATCGCCTGGGGTGAGCACGGCGTGACTGGCGTCCGCCTGCCCGACGGCGCGCCCGCCACGACACGGGCCCACCTTCGGGCCGACTTCCCCGGGGCCGTCGAGTCGGCGCCGCCGGACGAGATCCAGGCCGCGATCGACGAGATCACCGCCCTCCTGCGCGGTGAGCGCCGCGACCTCCTCGGGATCGTTCTCGACTACCAGGGCGTGCCGGAGTTCAACCGCCGGGTGTACGAGATCGCGCGGAACATCCCGCCCGGGCGGACCCTCACTTACGGCGACATCGCCCACCGGCTCGGCATGCCGGGGTCGGCGCAGGCCGTCGGTCAGGCGCTGGGGCACAACCCCTTCCCGATCGTCGTGCCGTGCCACCGGGTGCTGGCCGCCGGACGCCGCATGGGCGGGTTCTCCGCGCGTGGTGGCGTGGAGACCAAGCGGCAGATGCTCATCATCGAAGGCGCGGACGTCCAGCCGACCCTGTTCTGA
- a CDS encoding ABC transporter substrate-binding protein, which translates to MRNSRTLRLIAGLMCAGTAVAACGTSSTSSSSSSAGGQGFTPPKLEALSQLGQPEGALNILAWPGYAENGSNDPNVDWVTPFEQATGCKVNVKTFGTSDEAVSLMKTGQYDVISASGDASLRLIAAGDTEPVNTSLIPNYADVFDFLKNKPWNSVNNVSYGVPHGWGANVLTYRTDQVSPAPTSWSAVFDANSPYKGKVTAYDSPIYIADAALYLMKTKPELGIKNPYALDDKQFQAAVDLLKQQRPLVSEYWSDYLKESQALKNGDAVIGTAWQVTVNLTKSEGAPLESTLPVEGATGWSDTWMVATKSPHKTCAYKWLDHIVSPQANAKVAEYFGEAPANPKACALTADAKHCETYHAGDAAYASQIWYWTTPIAQCIDGRTDVKCKDYGEWTRAWTEIKG; encoded by the coding sequence ATGCGCAACAGCCGGACCCTGCGCTTGATCGCGGGGCTGATGTGTGCGGGGACCGCGGTCGCGGCCTGCGGCACGTCGAGCACTTCGTCCAGCTCGTCCAGCGCGGGCGGGCAGGGCTTCACCCCGCCCAAGCTCGAAGCCCTGTCCCAGCTCGGTCAGCCCGAGGGCGCGCTGAACATCCTGGCCTGGCCCGGTTACGCGGAAAACGGGTCCAACGACCCCAACGTCGACTGGGTGACCCCGTTCGAGCAGGCAACCGGGTGCAAGGTCAACGTCAAGACCTTCGGCACCTCCGACGAGGCCGTCAGCCTCATGAAGACCGGCCAGTACGACGTCATTTCCGCCTCGGGTGACGCCTCGCTGCGGCTCATCGCCGCCGGCGACACCGAACCGGTCAACACCAGCCTCATCCCGAACTACGCCGACGTTTTCGACTTCCTCAAGAACAAGCCGTGGAACAGCGTGAACAACGTCTCCTACGGCGTGCCGCACGGCTGGGGCGCCAACGTCCTGACCTACCGCACCGACCAGGTCAGCCCGGCGCCGACGTCGTGGTCGGCGGTGTTCGACGCGAACTCCCCGTACAAGGGCAAGGTCACCGCGTACGACTCGCCGATCTACATCGCCGACGCCGCGCTGTACCTGATGAAGACCAAGCCGGAGCTGGGCATCAAGAACCCCTACGCCCTGGACGACAAGCAGTTCCAGGCCGCCGTCGACCTGCTCAAGCAGCAGCGCCCGCTGGTGTCGGAGTACTGGTCGGACTACCTCAAGGAAAGCCAGGCGTTGAAGAACGGGGACGCCGTCATCGGCACCGCGTGGCAGGTGACGGTCAACCTGACCAAGTCCGAGGGCGCGCCGCTGGAGTCCACGCTGCCCGTCGAGGGCGCCACCGGCTGGTCGGACACCTGGATGGTCGCCACCAAGTCGCCGCACAAGACCTGCGCCTACAAGTGGCTCGACCACATCGTCAGCCCCCAGGCCAACGCGAAGGTCGCCGAGTACTTCGGCGAGGCCCCGGCCAACCCGAAGGCCTGCGCGCTGACGGCGGACGCCAAGCACTGCGAGACCTACCACGCCGGTGACGCCGCCTACGCGAGCCAGATCTGGTACTGGACCACGCCGATCGCGCAGTGCATCGACGGCCGCACCGACGTCAAGTGCAAGGACTACGGCGAGTGGACTCGCGCGTGGACGGAGATCAAGGGCTGA
- a CDS encoding ABC transporter permease: protein MSIAASVSGFLYRKPRLRLGMLLSAPLLWLGLAYLGALAALFVTAFWHTDTFTGQVVTEWSLDNFATLFTDEVYRTITFRTLGIAVAVTVIDAVIAFPMAFYMAKFASPRAQRILVIAVMTPLWASYLVKAYSWRVMLSGNGLVGWIFGATPGYGLTATILTLSYLWLPYMILPIYAGLDRLPNSLVEASSDLGGRSWRTFRSVVLPLTFPAIVAGSIFTFSLTLGDYITVKIVGGAGQMLGNVVYDNIGAANNLPFAATVATVPVVIMLVYLAAVRRTGALDNL, encoded by the coding sequence ATGAGCATCGCCGCCAGTGTGTCGGGATTCCTGTACCGCAAACCCAGGTTGCGGCTGGGCATGCTGCTCAGCGCGCCACTGCTCTGGCTGGGCCTGGCCTACCTCGGCGCACTGGCGGCGTTGTTCGTCACCGCCTTCTGGCACACCGACACCTTCACCGGCCAGGTCGTCACCGAGTGGTCGCTGGACAACTTCGCGACCCTGTTCACCGACGAGGTCTACCGCACGATCACGTTCCGCACCCTCGGGATCGCGGTGGCGGTGACGGTGATCGACGCGGTCATCGCGTTCCCGATGGCCTTCTACATGGCCAAGTTCGCCTCGCCGCGGGCGCAGCGGATCCTGGTGATCGCGGTGATGACGCCGCTGTGGGCCAGCTACCTCGTCAAGGCGTACTCGTGGCGCGTCATGCTGTCGGGCAACGGGCTCGTCGGGTGGATCTTCGGCGCCACCCCCGGCTACGGCCTGACCGCCACCATCCTGACGCTGTCCTACCTGTGGCTGCCGTACATGATCCTACCGATCTACGCGGGACTGGACCGGCTGCCGAACTCGCTCGTCGAGGCGTCGAGCGACCTGGGCGGCCGGTCGTGGCGAACGTTCCGCTCGGTGGTGCTGCCGCTGACGTTCCCCGCGATCGTGGCGGGGTCGATCTTCACGTTCTCGCTGACGCTGGGCGACTACATCACCGTGAAGATCGTCGGTGGCGCCGGACAGATGCTCGGCAACGTCGTCTACGACAACATCGGCGCGGCGAACAACCTCCCGTTCGCGGCGACGGTCGCGACGGTGCCGGTCGTGATCATGCTTGTCTACCTCGCCGCGGTGCGCCGGACCGGTGCGCTGGACAACCTCTAG